In Thiohalophilus sp., a genomic segment contains:
- a CDS encoding DMT family transporter, producing the protein MKQIMLRLFGLELLFVLLWNSGFIGAEYGLPFAGPWTLLFWRYLILSLLLGLWLGLHGRLTWPGHQAAGYTATVGILAHGVWLACVLVSLDMGVPAGIVALVTALQPLLTGALSGPVLGERTDAWQWLGLVLGFCGVLIAVVARISQDTTIGIFAYLIPFGSVVAITIASLLQRRRERHSLTPRLADDTTLFYQSAATTLALLLPAWLVEDFATDWTLPFIATMSWLILVVSLGAYWSMWRLLVRHDATRVASLFYLSPPVTMLMAWAFFGDRLILTDVIGLAVAALGVMLVYRLGFRRPTIRMLPPR; encoded by the coding sequence ATGAAACAGATTATGCTTCGCCTGTTCGGTCTCGAACTGTTGTTCGTGCTGCTGTGGAATTCGGGTTTTATCGGCGCCGAGTACGGCCTGCCCTTCGCCGGACCCTGGACCCTGTTGTTCTGGCGTTATCTGATTTTAAGCCTGCTGCTCGGGCTATGGCTTGGCCTGCACGGTCGTCTCACCTGGCCGGGCCATCAGGCCGCCGGTTATACGGCAACGGTCGGGATACTCGCGCATGGTGTCTGGCTCGCCTGCGTGCTGGTCTCGCTGGATATGGGGGTGCCTGCAGGCATCGTCGCACTGGTCACCGCACTGCAGCCGCTGCTGACCGGCGCTCTGTCAGGCCCGGTGCTGGGAGAACGGACCGATGCCTGGCAATGGCTGGGACTGGTACTCGGGTTTTGTGGTGTATTGATCGCCGTCGTCGCCCGGATATCTCAGGACACAACCATCGGGATCTTCGCGTATCTGATCCCTTTCGGCTCGGTCGTCGCCATTACCATCGCCAGCCTGTTGCAACGCCGCCGCGAGCGGCACAGCCTGACACCCCGTCTGGCCGACGATACGACCCTGTTTTATCAAAGCGCCGCCACCACGCTGGCCCTGTTGTTGCCGGCCTGGTTAGTCGAGGACTTTGCCACCGACTGGACCCTGCCGTTTATTGCCACTATGAGCTGGTTGATCCTGGTGGTATCGCTGGGGGCCTACTGGAGCATGTGGCGACTGCTGGTCCGCCACGATGCCACCCGCGTGGCCAGCCTGTTTTATCTCAGCCCGCCGGTGACCATGCTGATGGCCTGGGCCTTCTTTGGCGACCGGCTGATTCTGACCGATGTAATCGGTCTGGCCGTGGCCGCTCTGGGCGTGATGCTGGTTTACCGGCTGGGCTTTCGCCGGCCGACGATCCGGATGTTACCCCCCAGGTAA
- a CDS encoding mechanosensitive ion channel family protein codes for MDELFSPEKLSTYTDRGIDLLMQFGPQLVLAIVVLIIGLWLINRLVKVMARGMERSKMEPTLSRFLQSLVGIGLKVLLLISVASMVGIATTSFIAVLGAAGLAVGLALQGSLANFAGGALILMFRPYKVGDYITAQGVSGTVTDIQIFNTILTTPDNVRIIVPNGAMSNGIITNYSAEQTRRLDFVFNIGYTDNVEKSRDIIMNILKSEERIFSDPEPQVLLSNLGDNAVDLTVRTWVNATDYWPLKFALTEKVKAAFDREGISIPFPQRDIHIYQHTS; via the coding sequence ATGGACGAGCTCTTCAGCCCGGAGAAACTCTCAACCTACACAGACAGGGGCATTGATCTGTTAATGCAGTTTGGTCCCCAACTCGTGCTTGCGATTGTCGTTCTCATTATCGGCCTGTGGCTGATCAACCGGCTGGTCAAAGTCATGGCCAGAGGCATGGAACGCAGCAAGATGGAACCCACGCTGTCGCGCTTTCTGCAAAGCCTGGTCGGTATCGGTTTAAAAGTCCTGCTGTTGATCAGTGTTGCCTCCATGGTCGGGATTGCGACCACCTCATTTATCGCGGTGCTCGGTGCCGCCGGCCTGGCTGTGGGTCTGGCCCTGCAGGGTAGCCTGGCAAATTTTGCCGGCGGCGCGCTGATTTTGATGTTCCGCCCCTACAAGGTCGGCGACTACATTACCGCCCAGGGAGTCAGTGGCACGGTCACCGATATCCAGATTTTCAACACCATCCTGACCACACCGGATAATGTTCGCATCATCGTACCCAACGGGGCCATGTCCAACGGCATCATCACCAACTACTCCGCCGAGCAGACCCGTCGCCTGGATTTCGTTTTCAATATCGGCTATACCGACAACGTGGAGAAATCCCGCGATATCATCATGAATATATTAAAGAGCGAGGAGCGCATTTTCTCCGACCCCGAACCCCAGGTGTTATTGAGCAACCTGGGAGACAACGCCGTCGATCTCACGGTCCGTACCTGGGTCAACGCTACTGATTACTGGCCACTGAAATTTGCGCTCACCGAAAAAGTCAAAGCTGCCTTCGACCGGGAAGGTATCAGCATTCCATTTCCGCAGCGCGACATTCATATCTACCAGCATACCAGCTGA
- a CDS encoding 3'-5' exonuclease produces MPKILNRRTALPSWQEYFTQQAEACKTPALRYFYAAGLPEDDTPISQVPLMALDFETTGMDPRKHAIVSIGMVPFDLRTIRPAEGHYRVVKPAQPLTGESITFHRITHSEVQGAPPFDAVLDEILEQLTGHIVVVHYRNIERPFLDAAVIATRGEHCLFPLIDTMQLEARRERQGYWQRIRHFFGSQPASIRLADSRRRYGLPDYSTHHAKVDAMATAELFQAQIARHFSPETPVSQLWL; encoded by the coding sequence ATGCCAAAGATTTTGAATCGCCGCACTGCATTGCCCAGCTGGCAGGAATACTTTACCCAACAGGCCGAGGCTTGCAAAACACCCGCTCTGCGCTATTTTTATGCGGCTGGCTTGCCCGAAGACGACACGCCAATTTCGCAAGTGCCGTTGATGGCGCTCGACTTTGAGACCACGGGAATGGACCCCCGTAAACACGCCATTGTCAGCATCGGAATGGTACCGTTTGATCTGCGCACCATTCGACCGGCCGAAGGCCATTACCGGGTGGTCAAACCAGCACAACCGCTCACGGGAGAGTCCATTACGTTTCATCGCATCACACATTCGGAAGTTCAGGGTGCACCGCCTTTCGATGCCGTGCTGGACGAAATTCTCGAACAGCTTACCGGGCATATTGTTGTCGTTCATTATCGCAACATTGAACGGCCATTTCTCGATGCGGCAGTAATAGCCACGCGCGGTGAACATTGTCTGTTTCCCTTGATTGATACTATGCAACTTGAGGCCCGCCGGGAACGCCAGGGCTACTGGCAGCGCATCCGGCACTTTTTCGGAAGCCAGCCCGCCTCCATTCGGCTCGCGGACAGTCGCAGACGCTATGGTTTACCCGATTACTCGACCCACCATGCCAAGGTGGATGCCATGGCCACAGCCGAACTGTTTCAGGCGCAGATCGCGCGGCACTTCTCACCAGAGACCCCGGTATCGCAGTTGTGGCTCTAA
- a CDS encoding DUF294 nucleotidyltransferase-like domain-containing protein — MQAEIREIRDHLGQFPPFDGLSEDLLDEVAASVEIAYYQAGSTILERDDPIHTLAYIRSGAVEIYRYNGELHNRLGEGDIFGQFSLLRNRRVLLSARAIEDTLLYLIPETVFDRLCEEDGNFADFVELSGSRLKSTVEQTQRDNDMMITRIRRLITRLPVMIENTATVQEAAQLMTDNDVSALLILTPADGEGTDDTFTDNGNRQWRLTGIITDKTLRERILAKGSPPHTQVSDICEGELITIQSDESVNEAMLTMLRNNIQRLPVLHRRRPVGLVHLSDIVRYETNNSIYLVSNIFNRTSTHALARLIPEIRAAFIRLVDEGASSRMIGDAMSSVGRSLMRRIIELAEEEIGPPPVPYCLMVHGSLARNDQSIITDQDNAMILHDSFDPQQHNAYFKELARRVSDGLDACGYPYCKGGIMATNDDWRQPLSKWKSYFENWIAKPDPQRLLHSSIFFDLDAVYGEERFVEELQELVARRAQNSPLFLAALARNALSRTPPLGLFRTFVLEKDGRHNNSINIKRRGIAPLNDIIRVHALGVGSRAQNSFERLDNIEQAGVLPVGQTDKLRQALEFLSLVRLRHQAYELKNDLPVDNAIEPEHVPDAERHNLKDAFQIVSNAQKFLRFRYPSP, encoded by the coding sequence ATGCAAGCGGAAATCAGGGAAATTCGCGATCACCTCGGTCAGTTCCCGCCTTTCGACGGTTTGAGCGAGGACCTGCTCGATGAGGTCGCCGCTTCGGTTGAAATCGCTTACTACCAGGCCGGCTCGACAATTCTGGAACGTGACGACCCCATCCATACACTGGCCTATATCCGCAGCGGTGCTGTGGAAATTTATCGTTATAACGGCGAGTTGCATAACCGGCTCGGCGAAGGCGATATCTTCGGCCAATTCAGCCTGTTGCGTAACCGGCGCGTGCTTCTATCGGCCAGGGCTATCGAAGACACCCTGCTGTACCTGATTCCGGAGACAGTTTTTGACCGTCTGTGCGAAGAAGATGGCAACTTCGCCGACTTTGTCGAACTGTCGGGTTCTCGCCTCAAGAGCACGGTCGAACAAACCCAGCGTGATAACGACATGATGATCACCCGGATCCGTCGCCTTATCACACGCCTGCCAGTGATGATCGAAAATACGGCAACGGTACAGGAAGCGGCACAGTTGATGACAGATAATGATGTCTCTGCCCTGCTGATTCTCACGCCGGCCGATGGCGAAGGCACGGATGATACCTTCACTGACAACGGTAATCGTCAATGGCGCCTTACCGGCATCATCACAGATAAAACCTTGCGTGAACGGATACTGGCCAAAGGTTCTCCGCCCCATACCCAGGTTTCCGACATCTGTGAAGGTGAGCTCATCACGATTCAGTCAGACGAGTCTGTCAACGAGGCCATGCTGACCATGTTGCGTAACAACATACAGCGTCTTCCGGTACTGCACCGACGGCGCCCGGTTGGCCTGGTTCACCTTTCGGATATTGTGCGGTACGAGACCAACAACAGCATTTACCTGGTCAGCAACATCTTTAACCGAACCTCGACTCATGCACTGGCACGTCTTATTCCGGAAATTCGTGCCGCCTTTATACGGCTTGTAGATGAAGGAGCCTCTTCCCGGATGATTGGTGATGCCATGTCAAGCGTGGGACGCAGTTTGATGCGGCGCATTATTGAACTTGCCGAGGAAGAAATAGGACCTCCTCCTGTCCCCTATTGCCTGATGGTACATGGTTCTCTGGCACGTAACGATCAGTCGATCATCACCGATCAGGATAACGCAATGATTTTGCATGATTCTTTCGACCCTCAGCAGCACAACGCCTATTTTAAAGAACTGGCCCGGCGCGTCAGCGATGGCCTTGATGCCTGCGGTTACCCCTATTGCAAAGGCGGCATCATGGCCACCAATGACGATTGGCGCCAACCATTATCGAAATGGAAATCTTACTTCGAAAACTGGATAGCCAAACCCGACCCGCAACGTCTGTTGCACAGCTCGATTTTCTTTGATCTGGATGCGGTTTATGGTGAGGAGCGATTCGTAGAAGAGCTCCAGGAGCTCGTCGCCCGGCGAGCACAAAACAGCCCGCTATTCCTTGCCGCGCTGGCGCGCAACGCACTCAGCCGAACACCGCCACTGGGCCTGTTCCGCACCTTTGTTCTGGAGAAGGATGGCCGACATAACAACTCCATTAATATCAAACGCCGGGGCATCGCCCCCCTGAATGATATAATACGCGTTCATGCGCTGGGGGTGGGTTCCCGCGCGCAGAACAGTTTCGAGAGACTGGATAATATAGAACAGGCCGGTGTATTACCCGTCGGACAGACCGACAAACTGCGCCAGGCCCTGGAATTTTTATCCCTTGTTCGCTTGCGTCACCAGGCCTACGAGCTCAAGAACGATCTGCCCGTCGACAACGCCATTGAGCCGGAACATGTCCCGGATGCTGAACGGCACAATCTCAAAGATGCCTTTCAGATCGTGAGCAATGCCCAGAAATTCCTGCGCTTTCGTTATCCCAGCCCGTAA
- a CDS encoding universal stress protein — MFKTIMVPVDLAHLNALEKPLAVAADLARHYEAKLCYVSVTTSQPSTVAHTPEEYAEKLKAFAHEHAPDNGQEPSAHVYNSHDPVTDLDDILVKAIEEIGADLVVMGTHLPKQLDAIMPANGSKIASHTKSSVFLVRPDAA, encoded by the coding sequence ATGTTTAAAACAATAATGGTGCCGGTGGATCTCGCGCATCTGAATGCGCTGGAAAAACCGCTCGCTGTCGCCGCTGATCTGGCCCGTCATTATGAAGCGAAACTGTGCTATGTCAGTGTCACAACGTCCCAGCCCAGTACCGTGGCGCACACACCCGAGGAATATGCAGAAAAACTCAAGGCCTTCGCCCATGAGCATGCGCCTGATAACGGGCAGGAGCCTTCGGCGCATGTCTATAACAGTCATGATCCGGTGACCGATCTGGACGATATTCTGGTCAAGGCGATTGAAGAAATTGGTGCCGATCTGGTCGTGATGGGCACGCATTTGCCCAAACAGCTTGACGCTATCATGCCGGCCAACGGCAGCAAGATCGCATCCCATACCAAATCATCCGTATTCCTGGTTCGCCCGGATGCAGCCTGA
- a CDS encoding BCCT family transporter gives MDNKPDNSSDTIQSVGVPAPEGATNLIDTDYQIGQDNYQASPLGVNIDIHGSVFTVSSLLILAFVILTLALPEQSTAIFDSIKNWINTNMTWFMLLSANIFVLVCVGLIFSPLGRVRIGGEKATPDFSRISWFSMLFAAGMGIGLMFYGVSEPLTHYGTALGGTSVGEGGARTDWAPLGAAAGDPAGATNLAMAATIFHWGLHPWAVYAIVALSLAIFSYNKGLPLTIRSIFYPLLGERIWGWPGHIIDILAVFATLFGLATSLGIGAQQAASGLGHLFGISGGDTTLVLLITGITAVAIVSIVLGVDKGVKRLSELNMILAFLLLMFVVFVGPTLMIATGFFKNIVIYLGEFPFFANPFGREDANFSQGWTTFYWAWWISWSPFVGMFIARVSRGRSVREFLVSVLLIPSVVSVFWMTAFGTTAIKQLQEGFEGAASSELSLQLFMVLGEMPLTDITSFIGIVLVMVFFITSSDSGSLVIDTITAGGKIDAPKPQRVFWGVIEGAIAIALLLGGGLAALQSIAVSAGLPFTLILLAGCYAIIKGLMSEPRTVG, from the coding sequence GTGGATAATAAGCCAGACAATTCTTCAGATACCATTCAATCCGTTGGCGTGCCGGCCCCCGAGGGTGCGACCAACCTGATCGATACGGATTATCAGATTGGCCAGGACAATTACCAGGCCAGTCCACTGGGTGTGAATATCGATATCCATGGCTCGGTATTTACCGTGTCATCGCTGTTAATCCTGGCCTTCGTCATTCTTACACTGGCGTTGCCCGAACAGTCGACAGCCATATTTGATTCAATAAAAAACTGGATCAACACCAACATGACGTGGTTCATGTTACTTTCGGCTAATATCTTCGTTCTGGTTTGCGTGGGGTTGATCTTCTCACCACTGGGACGGGTTCGAATCGGCGGAGAGAAAGCAACACCGGACTTTTCAAGGATTTCCTGGTTTTCCATGCTGTTCGCCGCCGGCATGGGAATTGGCCTGATGTTTTACGGCGTGTCCGAGCCGTTGACTCACTACGGCACCGCCCTGGGCGGAACCAGTGTGGGTGAGGGCGGTGCCCGTACCGACTGGGCGCCGCTGGGCGCGGCCGCCGGCGATCCGGCCGGGGCAACGAACCTGGCGATGGCAGCGACTATCTTCCACTGGGGTCTGCACCCCTGGGCGGTTTATGCCATCGTGGCACTGTCGCTGGCGATCTTCTCCTATAACAAAGGGCTGCCGCTGACTATACGTTCGATTTTCTACCCGTTACTCGGCGAACGTATCTGGGGCTGGCCGGGGCATATCATCGATATCCTGGCGGTCTTCGCCACCCTGTTTGGCCTGGCCACTTCCCTGGGAATCGGGGCTCAACAGGCTGCCTCCGGCCTGGGGCACCTGTTCGGGATCAGTGGCGGCGATACAACGCTGGTTCTTTTGATTACCGGCATCACCGCCGTGGCAATAGTCTCTATCGTGCTTGGCGTGGACAAGGGAGTAAAACGGCTTTCCGAACTCAACATGATACTGGCTTTTTTGCTGTTGATGTTCGTGGTGTTTGTTGGCCCGACATTGATGATTGCCACCGGCTTTTTCAAAAATATTGTCATCTACCTGGGCGAGTTTCCATTTTTCGCCAACCCGTTCGGGCGTGAGGACGCCAACTTCAGCCAGGGCTGGACGACCTTCTACTGGGCCTGGTGGATCAGCTGGTCTCCGTTCGTGGGCATGTTTATCGCCCGGGTCAGCCGTGGACGGTCCGTGCGCGAGTTTCTGGTCTCGGTGTTGCTGATTCCTTCCGTCGTATCGGTTTTCTGGATGACTGCATTCGGTACCACGGCCATCAAGCAACTTCAGGAAGGCTTTGAAGGCGCTGCGTCTTCGGAACTTTCCCTGCAGCTGTTCATGGTGCTGGGCGAGATGCCGCTGACCGACATCACGTCATTTATCGGTATCGTGCTGGTTATGGTTTTCTTTATCACCTCATCAGACTCGGGATCACTGGTGATCGACACCATAACCGCCGGTGGCAAGATTGACGCTCCCAAACCGCAGCGTGTGTTCTGGGGGGTTATCGAAGGCGCCATTGCGATTGCCCTGTTACTGGGTGGTGGCCTGGCGGCACTGCAGTCCATTGCCGTCTCCGCGGGATTGCCGTTTACCCTGATACTGCTGGCAGGCTGTTACGCCATTATCAAGGGATTGATGAGCGAACCCAGAACCGTGGGCTGA